The sequence GGAGGACCGAAGAAGGCCGAATTTCCATTAATTTAACCTGAATGCAACAAAGCCTGATCACAATCGCATACATCGCGATTGAGAGTTTTTTTTAATTGCCACTAGCTTTAGCTACTGGATAGGATGCAAAACAGAAAGCGGCTTTAGCCGAACGAACAAAAAAATATTTCCTTATAGCTTTAGCTGAATATGCCTTGGGTCAAAGTTTGGTTACATTTTGTTTGGACGACGAAGAACAGACATCCATTTCTGACGGATGAGATTCGCCAGAAAGTCTTTGAGCACATTCGCGAGAATGCGTGGGAGAAGGGCATTTTTATTGATTTCAGAAATGGCTGGCTCGAACATGTTCATTGTTTGATCTCGCTTGGAACCGATCAGACGCTTGAGAAAATAATGCAGTTGATCAAAGGCGAGTCGTCTTTTTGGATCAATAAACAGAAGCTGACGAAAACCAAATTTGCATGGCAAGATGAGTATTTTGTCGTCTCTGTAAATGAAGAGACTTTGCCGAGTGTTAGAAGATATATCGCGAAGCAGGAAGAACATCACAAGAAGGTTCCGTTTGATGACGAGTTTGATAGCTTCTTGAAGCGTGCCGGGTTTCAGAAGTTTAAAGATGCTCCGGAATAGTTTGGGCTAAAGCCCGTTTTCTTTTTTAACATTTACCTCCAGCTAAAGCTGGAGGCAATTTAATTAAAGCTCGAGGCAAATTTACTAAAGCTGCAAGCAATCTGAATGCAACAAAGCCTGATCACAATCGCCTACATCGCCGCGAGTGCGTTGTTTATTTTGAGCCCTGGGGGGGGCTGAGCCAGCAGGAGACGGCGCGGCGGGGGAATGTTTATGGGATCGTCGGGATGCTGATCGCGCTGGTGGCGACGGCGGCGGCGATGAATGTGGGTGGCCTACCGGTGCTCGCGGCGGCGCGGTGACTGATCGCTACTTCTCCAAAAACTTAGCGATTCCTCTCTGACAATCTTCGGTCATACGAGCTTCAGCATTTACGTTCGCGCCTTGTTCAATTGCCGAAGCGAAATCTAACCCATCAATATCGTAGAGCAAGCCTTTCGTCATCTGGACGGCGGAGGCACTAAGGGCGGTGTAGCGGTCGGTGACGGTAGCGAGCGTGGATTCGAACCGGGCTTCGTCGGCGACAGCATGCACGATGCCGGAGTCTGATAAGGCTTGGGCAGACATCTCTTCGCCAAGAGTGAGCGTCGCAAAGGCACGGCGTTCGGACATGCTGCGATGCACGATCGCCGCCACCATCGCCGGCACGAACCCGATCTTGACCTCAGGAAACCCGAACTTGGCGTTAGTCTCCGCCACAATAAGATCGCAAGCCATCGCCAGCCCGCAGCCGCCCGCCAACGCCCTTCCTTTCACCGCCGCGATCACAGGCTGCCTCACCTCGCGAATCAGCTTGTACAATTCGCCAAGCGACCGCGCATCCTCAAGATTCTCCTCGAGTGACGCATTAGCGATCTTCTGCAATGCAGAAAGATCCGCCCCCGAACAAAAATCCTTCCCCGCACCGCGAATGACGATGCACTTTATCGAATCATCAGCATCAGCTTCACGCAAAGCCGTCTTCAACGCCGCGATCAACTCGTCATTCAGCGCATTACGTTTCTCAGGCCGGTTGAGTGTAATGATCGCAATCGATCCAGCGGTTTCGGTTAAGATCTCATCCATCAGTCGTGTCACTTCCTTCTAATTAATAATTAGATAATTAGTAATTACTAATTAGTAGGTCGAGATGAGGAGTGTATCGAGGAGATTATTTTGACCAGTTCCAGTCGATCTGCCTCAATAGAATTGTATTCCTGCTCAGTCAATCTCTCGCCATGGAATAGAACCAATAACCAATACTCGGTTTCCAAGGCTCGACGGCGAGCAATGCCAAATTCTGAAACGAATGTGTCTCGGTTCTCGGCACCAATTGCCGCCCGAACGTGCCTGCCGATGTTTGTCCCGGAGATTAGCAACTCCTTCGACAAAACAAACTCACGCTTTTCCTCGTTCAGATAGTGGCACGGCTTCACAATCCGCAATGCGAAGTCGAGGGATTTGTCGAGAACAATATTCTCACTCATAACCTACTTACTAATTAGTAATTGAGTAATTATTAATTAAACCTCATCTAGCTCGATAAACATCCTCAACAGTGCCGTCGAGAAGGTCTTCCCTTGGGCGTCCGTCATCAGGCTCAGCGTGCCGCCGCCGCCGAGGCTGCCGTGGAGGAGGAAGTTGAGCGCGTTGAGGTTTGGCAGTTCGAAACGCTCGACATCGCCTTTGACCATCTCGCCGAAATGCTGTTTGACGGCTTCGGCGGTTACCTTTTCCACGAGCAGTGGATAGTATTCGGGCTTCAGGGCGATCAGGCCGACGTTGGCGGTGTCGCCTTTGTCGCCGCTACGGGCGTGGGCGATGTTTACGAGTTGAACCTTCATAGCACCAAGTTTACCGCAGTTGCCACTACATCTTCACTTATATCGTCGATCAAACCTATCGCCAGCGCTCGGTGGGCGTCCATCGGCGAGGCCGTGAAGAACATCTCCAACGCACTCGACGTGCCTATCAATCGCGGCAAACGCTGTGTACCGCCCCAGCCGGTGATGATGCCGAGCCCGGCTCCGGGATGGGCGAACTGTGCATTCGGCGATGCGATCCGCCGATCGCAGGCAAGGGCGAGATCGAGCGCGCCGCCGAAGCAATAGCCGTTGATCGCAGCGATGGTAGTTTGCGGCAGATCGGCAATCGACTGCATCAGTCTCTGGCCTCGTCGGGAAAATCTGGGTGCTTCGTCGGCTGTCACGGCAGCGATCTCTCGTAGGTCTGCACCTGATGCAAACACGTCGCCCGTTCCGGCGAATACAACCGCTCGAATGTCTTTGCATTCTGCGATCTCTGAGACCAAGACATCTAATTCGCCGAGAACCGCCACAGAAAGCGGGCTCCGGATCTCAGGGCGGTTGAAGCGGATCATCAAAGAACTGTTATGCCGCTCAGATACGATGGTCAACATTGGGTTCGTTCAACCACCCGCTACCGCAGGTGGTCCTGACTTCGTTAGAATAACAGTGTCATGTTCCGAACCAACAAAGCCCATCCGTGGCACGGGATCGAGATCGGCCCGGACGCGCCTGCTGAGGTCACTGTCTTTGTCGAGATAGTGCCCGGTGATACGGTCAAGTACGAGGTCGATAAACCGAGCGGCTATCTCAAGATCGACCGCCCGCAGCAGTATTCAAACGTCGTCCCGGCCAACTACGGCTTTATCCCGAAAACTTACTGCGGTGACAGTATTGCTGCGTTGGCCGCCAGCGGTTCCGGCAAAGCTGTTGCCAAAGGCGACGGCGATCCGCTCGACATCCTTGTTCTTAGCGAACACCATATCCCTCGCGGCGACATCATCCTGAAAGCTCGTCCGATCGGCGGCTTTTGCCTGCTCGATGGCGGTGAAGCTGACGACAAGATAATAGCGGTGCTCAAGGGCGATAAGGTTTACGGCCAATATGCCGAAATGACGGAGCTGCCCGACGGCATCATGAGCCGCATCGAGCATTACTTCTTGACCTACAAATCCCTGCCCGACGAACCGAACCGCTGCGAGATCGCATATTTTTATGGGCGAGAGCGTGCTTACGGCATCATCAAGACGGCGATAGACGATTACCATAGTTTGACGGCCAAATAAGGGTTCCGTCAAAGCAGAGCTAGCTTAAGCGCCCAGGGCAAAGCGTGCTTGGCGACCACAGGTGCATTCTTAAGAGTAAAGATCAGCACCTTTGGCGCGGCTTTTAGCAATACCGCTTTCAGGACCGGTTTGGCGACGTTCTTTGCGACAAACTTCGTCGTCACCCAAGTGGCCTTCGCAGCCGATTTGACGATGATGACTACGGCGTTCTGACCCGTGTTGCGCTCAGCCTTCTTTGACCGAGAACCCTTGTCCTGAGCGTGGAGCGAAACGGCCAACAACAACACCGCGCACAACGGCAGCAACAACCTGAATATTCTGTTCATTTTTTCGAGTGACCGGCAGGTAAGATGTGAGGAACATCGCTGTGGGAAGCGACTCTTATCATTATAACCGCTTGAGATTGCGTTTGAGAAGCACTTTTTCAGCGTCCCGTGATCAACCGGCCGTTGAGGAGCAGGGCCGGACAAAGCCGAGGAAACATGAAATAACTCCAGCTTTGCACTACGCGTAGTAGGTTAGGCCCTGCTTGACGTGAAAATAGGTCGAATCGAAGGTAAAATCCGTAAAAGCGGCGTCAAGACGCCGGAACGCGGGTCTGCGACATACGCGGTCAGTATCTAGCTGATGGGCGGCAAGACAAAGGCACCGATATGCGGCGACGATGTATTTTGGCACGTTTCGAGAGCGAGGATGAGTGCATCGCGGACGTTTTCGGGAATGAGAATGGCATCGACGAGGCCGCGGGCGGCGGCGTGTTTCGCGTCGAGTTCGCGGTCGTAAGTATCACGGACCTTTTGCATCTCGGCCTTGAGGGCATCGTCGGGTTCCTGGCCCGAGGCTTTTAGTTTATCGAGCTGCGTGCCAAAAATCGCCTGCACTGCGCTGTCGCCTTCCATCACGCCCATGCGGCCGGTCGGCAGCGAGAAGATGAAGTCGGGATCGAATCCCTGCCCCGCCATTGCGTAGTAGCCCGCACCGCTGGCGTGGTTGATGGTAAGGACGAGTTTTGGGACCTTGGCAGTTGCCATCGCTTCGACAAACCTCGCTCCCGCGCGGATGATGCCGCTATGCTCGGCGTCGGCCCCGACCATGAAGCCGGAGACGTCCTGAACAAAGAGCAGCGGCGTGTCGTGACGGTCGCAGTTTTCGATGAAATAGGCGGTCTTCTCGGCGGATTCGGTGTAAACGATCCCGCCAAAACGCGGTCCGTTCTTGCCCTTTGACATCGCACGCGAGTTTGCGATCACCCCGACCAGATGCCCGCCGATTCGCGCCGTGCCGCAGATCATTTCCTTGGCAAAGTCCGTCTGGAATTCGTCGATTGGACCGTCGAGGAATGTATTCAATACCGCGTGCATGTCATACGGTGCTCGATGGTCGGAGGGAAGGAGATCGTAGAGTGCCGAAGGAGCGCGGACACTCTTTTCCGCGCGAGCGTCGCTTTTACGCTCGGTTGCTTTCTCGGCGGAGGAACCGCCGATGCGGACAGGAGTGTCTGCACTCCGAACTGGCAGTTCTGTGACAAGTTGCCGTATCTTCTCGATGCACTCTTTGTCGTCTTTCGTGCGATAGTGCGCGACGCCGGAGATCGAGTTGTGCGTCATTGCGCCACCCAGTGTTTCGTTGTCGATGGTCTGGCCCGTGGCGCCTTTGACGAGGTTTGCCCCGCCGAGGCCCATAAAGCTCGTGCCCTCGACCATCAGGATCACGTCGCTGAGCGCGGGCAGGTACGCGCCGCCGGCGACGCACATTCCCATAACGGCGGCGATCTGCGGGACTTTAAGGTAATGCCGCATGATCGAGTTGTAATAAAAGATTCGAGCGGCACCGTATTGCCCCGGGAACACGCCGCCCTGATATGGCAGGTTAACGCCTGCAGAATCAACGAGATACACGATGGGCACGCGATTACGCATCGCGATCTCCTGTGCCCTGAGGATCTTCTTGATCGTCTCGGGATACCACGCGCCTGCCTTAATGGTGGCGTCGTTGGCGACGATGACACATTCGCGGCCTTCGACCTTGCCAACGACGGTGACCACCGCGGCGGCCGGAGCCTGGCCGTCGTATTCGTCATAAGCGACGAGCAGGCCGATCTCCTGGCTATAAGTATCGGTATCGAGCAGCAGGGCTATCCGCTCGCGGGCGCTTAGCTTGCCCTGCTTGTGAATCTTCGCGACCTTGTCCGGCCCGCCGCCAAGTTTTAAGGTTTTCTCGAGGCGGAGGTAATCGTCTGTAAGTGAGCGCAAACGCGGGGCGTCAGATTTTGTCATCTAATAGAAATATTCGCCGAGCTCGTATCGCCAACGTTCGGATTATCATGGCTCGTGATGCGGAGGCGGGCCTGTTTTGTAACACGCGGCCCAAATGAGAAATACTCCTGATTGTCGTTGGGCGTCCGATTGAAGAGAGTTCGCCATGTCGTGCCGCCGTCGTGTGACAGTTCGATGCGAACGTCGCCAGAGACATTATTGCTCGTCCATATCATGCTCAGGTGGATGTTGCGCGGCACGATCTCGTTACCGTTGTAGTTCCCTAACGTGATGCTCTGGCCACTGTAACGATAGTTCGCGATCCAGTCAGCAGTGTTGTTTAGCGAACGTGCATTATCGCGGGCGTTCTCAACACCGGTCGGAGCGCTGTTATAGATCACGTCCGGATTCGAGAAGTGCGGCGCGCGCGGACAGCCCGCCGTGCAGGGATCTGTATAGGACATTACGGTACGAAAACTGCCATTCAGATAATGGCCGAAGCTGTAAGGATAAGTCGCCGTGCCCCCGTTTTCAGGATTATGGTGGCTACCCATGTTGTGACCGAGTTCGTGAGCGAGGGTCAAGTTGCCGACCGCGCAGGTTCGCGCAGTCACAGTGAAGCCGTTGTTCGGGTTGCCTCCGGGCGGGCCCATTAGATATCCGATGCCGCACGCCGCGGTCGAATTGGTCAGCATCGCCACGAGGTCTGCCCTCAGTTCGTCGCGGCGCATGTTCGCTGCGGTGTCAGCCCTGAGGTTTGACAGCTCCGTGTTGAAGCTCCCTGTCTCGACCATCGCCGTGAACTCTGCCCGGACCAGCCGCACGCGCTGGCGGATCTTACTATTAATGTACGCGGTATTCGTCGCATCGACCGCCTGCTGAGCGATCGTTTGGGCCTGCGTATCGCCGCCAGCAGATGTCCGGACAGCGGCCGTATATAGGACCAGCACGTCTATGCGATCGCCTGAATCGACCTCGGCGCCGGCCGTTCGCTGTTCAACGCCAACATCACCCTTTACCTCACCGCCGCACGGCGGAAAGAGCGTCTGATCAAGCTCGACGAGATAATGTTTGTCGCCTCGCGGCACGATCTCATACACAGCGTAGGGCGAGTAAATAATCCCCGAGAAGCTTTCCGATTTCTGCGTGATCACAACATCGCCAGAGAAGCTGCCGTCGGTAATCTTGCCGCGCCACGTCAGGTCACGAGCGGACCGGATCTCGAGGCCCTCAGCCGCAATGCGACGTGCCGTGAACGACCTGCTATCAAACAAGTCGAGCGTAATGCTCTCGCTGCCCCGCAGCAGATCACCATCGATCCGAATGGCGCTCTCGCGGATCGAGGCAATAGATGATCGTTCCGCCGCCGCACGCGTCGAGGGCGTATCGAGCAATGTGAACAGTCGTCCATCGCGAGCCTCGGCACCTGACGGCATGAGTAGTGCCGCAGTAAGTAACATAAGAAACGCAAAATATCTCATATCACTTTTCATTGATTATAAATGTCGGCACCATGCCGCCACCGGATGAAACGTTGGCGAGTTCGGTCGATGACAGCCGCGTAAATGCCGAGCCGACCTTGCCGAGGAACAACAACGGATCGAGATCCACGAGCTGCTCGACCATCTGCCAGCCACCATCGTCGGTGAGCATCGGGAACATCTCCTTAGCGGTCTTAACCCTCTCTTGCACCAAGTAATCACCATCGCTGAGGGCTACCGCGATCGCGTCGTCCCATTCGGACTGGCTTGAGTTCCAGCCGATATAAATGCCATGGCCTCCGTAGTCGTCGTTCGGTTTAAGGACTAGTTTTTGTGAATTTGCTCGCGTCCACTCAACAAGATCGATCGTGTCGCCGCGATTAACGGTCTTTTCGCCGCGAAACACCCGTGTCCACGGAACATGTGCCTTAATGGCATCCAATTCGGCAGCGGTGAACAGATGCGAATAACGTTCGTTCGTCAGCACCGCAAAGATCGCTTTCTTATGCACCAGTTTGCTGCGAAAGCTATTGACCATGCAGACGTGACCCGCTCGGTAAGCGTTCAACAAATCGGGATTCCCGTCCATTATCGGCAGATATTCATTGACGAGCAGACGCTTGTAAACGATATCGATCACCCGGCCATCGTTGGTCAGCCAAGTGTCGTCATATTCGAGTTCATCGGGCGAACAAATGACCGACGGATAGCCTTGCGATTCGAAATACTCAGCAAACAGCTCAAATTCCTTCTGCGTCGGCAGATCCTTGAGGTCGACGATAGCTATCGTCGGCGCCCGCTCAGGGGTACGGCCAAGAAACTCCTCGTAGCACGCCAGGAGCACGTCCAGCATTTTTGCCCGTCCATCATGCCCCGAAAATGCGAAGCGCTCGCCGAATCGCTTCATTATCGGCAGCGACCTGAATATCTCCGAGGCCGAGTCGGCGTAGGCAATACCCGCGGGTGATTCACCGTTCAATTCGACATAGCTGTAAGCCTCATCTGTCAGGAACGAGTCGAGTCGTGAAGTCGGAGAGACGTGCGCGTACCCCGGATCGATCTTCACCAGATCGCGTTCGGTTGCGGTAACGCCCAATTCGTCAAGTAAAGCGTCATCCTCAACGGCGGCGTCCTTAACCTTTTGGAGAGCATCAAATACGGTTTCGCACGTCCGGCTTACACGTTCCCAATCGTCCCGAGAAACAAAATGAGGCCTGAGGTATGGCGTGAGGCGGCGGCCGCCGAAGATCAGCTTCGTCCTGTCAAGTTCCGCGTCGAGCAACTGAAGAGACGACTCGGCGAGGTCGGCGTCATCTAAAAGTTCGTGGTAGTGATCGACGGCGGCTTTTAACATAGAAAGACGCAGGCGAGATAACCGCATCCCGGCTACTTCGACATGCTCAGGATCTCTTCAAACTCGTCCCTGGTCAGCGGCATCACCGAGAATCGTGGCTGACGGACGAGGTAGATGTTTGCGAGGGCTTTGTTGCCCTTGATAGCTTCGAGCGTGACCGGCTTCTTTAGTGGCTTCTCGGGCGTCAATTCGACGGCGTGCCACGCAGTGTCGGTCGGGTCGGGAAAGGCCTCTTTCGTCACCTTCGCAATGCCCACGACCTCTTTGCCGACGACCGAGTGATAAAAATATACCTTGTCGCCGTTCTTCATATCACGCAAGAAATTTCGAGCCTTAAAGTTCCTGACGCCGGTCCAGTCGGTCTTGCCTTCTTTAACAAAGTCGTCCCACGAATACGCGGTAGGCTCCTGTTTCACCATCCAGTAGTTCATAAGATTCGGTTGGCCTCGAAAGGGCGCAAAATGCACAAAAGAGTTCTATGTTTTGTGTCTCTTACGCATTTTTGCGGCAATTTTTCTATTTCTTCGCTGCCGCTGCCTTTTTGTTCAGCCACTTCGCCCAGCGTTCTAATATCGGCCTAAAAGGTTTGAACAACTTCGCCCGCCAGCTTCCCTCAGCCTGTTTCTCGCTCCATAGCTTCAGGTTCTTTTCGGCATATTGGCGTATCTGCGGTTCGAGGCTGCCTTTCTTGACTGAGTGGCGAAGCGTCAGATAGTAATGCTGGCCGGCAAGCGAAAATATCAGGCCGGCGAGGTTGCCTTTGAAGGAGCTTTTCGCCATGAACCGCTTAAAGAAGCCTTCAGTTGGCTGCAGAAGCGCTCCCATCGACATCTCAAACCACGGGGCGCTGTTCTGCATTCGCGGGTGATACAGTCCGGGCAGGTCGCCCTTGATCGGAACATCGAGGTTCTTTAGCCTCGGGTCGTTTATGTAATCGACAAGCTTGATGCGCTCGACGCCACGGATCTGCTCGATCGGCAAAAAGTCGAGTGCCTTCTCGATACTCGCCTCATGATCTTTTGGCAACGCAAACGACGCAGTGTTCTCGATGCGAATTTTGCTAACTTTCGCGGCCTTTTGGCCGGCGGTCTCTATGGGCATAACTTGGTGTAGATTGTAATTGGTTAGCCGGTAATAGTAAATCGCGCCACAGCGCGTGGCGGCCACGCCACAAAACGATAGGAGATTCATGTCACCTAGAACCGTTTTGTCGCCTTTTCACGATGGCACGCCGATTGATTAGGGTATACTCGAATGGCAAACCAAACGACTCTCTCAAGATCGATCAGTGTCTCAGGCGTCGGGCTCCACACAGGTGTCGATGTGAATATGACGCTGCGGGGAGCGCCGGAGAATACGGGCTACATCTTTGTCCGCACGGATCTCGATAATTTTGAGATACCGGCGTCGGTCGAATACATATCACACTGTGCGTATGCGACCACGCTAATGCGACGAGGCGTGGTGCTTTCGACGTGCGAGCACCTCCTGTCTGCCCTCCGTGGCACCGGTATTGACAATTGCTTTATTGAGATCGACAACATCGAGATCCCGATCCTCGACGGTTCGAGCGAGGCCTTCGTCGATCTCATCGAGAGCGCGGGTACGCTCGAACAGGATTCGCCCAGACACACGCTGAAGATAATGGAGCGAGTCGAGATCGATCAGGGTGGCCGCCGAATGTCGGTCGAACCGGCAGAGCGATTTGAGATCGAATGTTTGATCGATTTTCCTCATCCGTTCATTAACAGACAGTCTCTCACTTTCACGTTGGACAACGGCTCGTTTGGCCGCGAGATCGCCTCCGCACGCACATTCGGCTTTACCCATGAGATCGAGACGTTGCGCAAGGCTAATCTCGCTCAAGGCGGCTCACTCGACAACGCCATTGTGCTCACGGAACAGGGTATGCTCAACGAAACACCGCTCCGTTTCACCGACGAGTTCGTCCGCCACAAGATACTCGACATCATCGGCGACCTCGCGCTGCTCGGAATGCCCGTCCAAGGCAAATTCACCGCCGAAAAGAGCGGGCATTCGATACATGCACAGCTTATGAGCAAACTGCTGAGAACCAATGGTGCTTGGTCGGTTATCTAGCTCGTCTCCCAATCCGGCGTGTGAAACGTGCCCTCGCGATCGGTGCGTTGGTAGGTGTGAGCGCCAAAGTAGTCGCGTTGTGCCTGGATGAGGTTAGCGGGCAGGCGTCCGGCACGGAATGCGTCGAAATAGCCGAGAGCGGATGAAAAGCCCATACCTGGAATGCCGTGGCCATTCAATGCCGACACG is a genomic window of Chloracidobacterium sp. containing:
- the tnpA gene encoding IS200/IS605 family transposase, with protein sequence MPWVKVWLHFVWTTKNRHPFLTDEIRQKVFEHIRENAWEKGIFIDFRNGWLEHVHCLISLGTDQTLEKIMQLIKGESSFWINKQKLTKTKFAWQDEYFVVSVNEETLPSVRRYIAKQEEHHKKVPFDDEFDSFLKRAGFQKFKDAPE
- a CDS encoding enoyl-CoA hydratase/isomerase family protein, with the translated sequence MDEILTETAGSIAIITLNRPEKRNALNDELIAALKTALREADADDSIKCIVIRGAGKDFCSGADLSALQKIANASLEENLEDARSLGELYKLIREVRQPVIAAVKGRALAGGCGLAMACDLIVAETNAKFGFPEVKIGFVPAMVAAIVHRSMSERRAFATLTLGEEMSAQALSDSGIVHAVADEARFESTLATVTDRYTALSASAVQMTKGLLYDIDGLDFASAIEQGANVNAEARMTEDCQRGIAKFLEK
- a CDS encoding four helix bundle protein, with amino-acid sequence MSENIVLDKSLDFALRIVKPCHYLNEEKREFVLSKELLISGTNIGRHVRAAIGAENRDTFVSEFGIARRRALETEYWLLVLFHGERLTEQEYNSIEADRLELVKIISSIHSSSRPTN
- a CDS encoding enoyl-CoA hydratase/isomerase family protein, which gives rise to MLTIVSERHNSSLMIRFNRPEIRSPLSVAVLGELDVLVSEIAECKDIRAVVFAGTGDVFASGADLREIAAVTADEAPRFSRRGQRLMQSIADLPQTTIAAINGYCFGGALDLALACDRRIASPNAQFAHPGAGLGIITGWGGTQRLPRLIGTSSALEMFFTASPMDAHRALAIGLIDDISEDVVATAVNLVL
- a CDS encoding inorganic pyrophosphatase, whose amino-acid sequence is MFRTNKAHPWHGIEIGPDAPAEVTVFVEIVPGDTVKYEVDKPSGYLKIDRPQQYSNVVPANYGFIPKTYCGDSIAALAASGSGKAVAKGDGDPLDILVLSEHHIPRGDIILKARPIGGFCLLDGGEADDKIIAVLKGDKVYGQYAEMTELPDGIMSRIEHYFLTYKSLPDEPNRCEIAYFYGRERAYGIIKTAIDDYHSLTAK
- a CDS encoding acyl-CoA carboxylase subunit beta; amino-acid sequence: MTKSDAPRLRSLTDDYLRLEKTLKLGGGPDKVAKIHKQGKLSARERIALLLDTDTYSQEIGLLVAYDEYDGQAPAAAVVTVVGKVEGRECVIVANDATIKAGAWYPETIKKILRAQEIAMRNRVPIVYLVDSAGVNLPYQGGVFPGQYGAARIFYYNSIMRHYLKVPQIAAVMGMCVAGGAYLPALSDVILMVEGTSFMGLGGANLVKGATGQTIDNETLGGAMTHNSISGVAHYRTKDDKECIEKIRQLVTELPVRSADTPVRIGGSSAEKATERKSDARAEKSVRAPSALYDLLPSDHRAPYDMHAVLNTFLDGPIDEFQTDFAKEMICGTARIGGHLVGVIANSRAMSKGKNGPRFGGIVYTESAEKTAYFIENCDRHDTPLLFVQDVSGFMVGADAEHSGIIRAGARFVEAMATAKVPKLVLTINHASGAGYYAMAGQGFDPDFIFSLPTGRMGVMEGDSAVQAIFGTQLDKLKASGQEPDDALKAEMQKVRDTYDRELDAKHAAARGLVDAILIPENVRDALILALETCQNTSSPHIGAFVLPPIS
- a CDS encoding EVE domain-containing protein; the protein is MNYWMVKQEPTAYSWDDFVKEGKTDWTGVRNFKARNFLRDMKNGDKVYFYHSVVGKEVVGIAKVTKEAFPDPTDTAWHAVELTPEKPLKKPVTLEAIKGNKALANIYLVRQPRFSVMPLTRDEFEEILSMSK
- a CDS encoding UDP-3-O-acyl-N-acetylglucosamine deacetylase is translated as MANQTTLSRSISVSGVGLHTGVDVNMTLRGAPENTGYIFVRTDLDNFEIPASVEYISHCAYATTLMRRGVVLSTCEHLLSALRGTGIDNCFIEIDNIEIPILDGSSEAFVDLIESAGTLEQDSPRHTLKIMERVEIDQGGRRMSVEPAERFEIECLIDFPHPFINRQSLTFTLDNGSFGREIASARTFGFTHEIETLRKANLAQGGSLDNAIVLTEQGMLNETPLRFTDEFVRHKILDIIGDLALLGMPVQGKFTAEKSGHSIHAQLMSKLLRTNGAWSVI